The stretch of DNA GTCGCACAGCGGTAGACGTCTGTGTTCTGCATAGTAAAATTACTGTTTTTGTCAGTGGAGTCTGGCAGCTTTGAAGCAATGGATCTAACAGCTTCAGTCGGAGAAGTCGGTTTCCTGGCTGCTTCTGTGGGTGATACACTGGTGATCTAATTGGTTAATTGGCTAACCTCACCTCAGGTCTAACACTGGCACTTTCCCAGAATAAGTATTGAGTATTGGATGCTTCATCTACATTGGCTTGACTTTCACCTGCAGAACATAGGCATTATTTATTGAGACGAATGTCAGTGTAGTTTATAAACTCAAAACCAAAGGCATGGGATCAGTGGCTTAGTGTAAGTACATATTGTCCCAGACTTACTGAGGTAATGaatgtgttgtctttgtgtgttggaTGCTTAGGAGGAATACGTGAAAAATTCCATCCGTAAATCAGCTGGTTTTCTTCAGACATCTAGAAAAAGGGAGAAAAGTGAAATATTGACAGTGGTGGACCAGAAAGAAGCTGTTGCATAATAACTTATTTATTAGAGGTCATTAACCTTCTGTCTTGGTGGTGAGATGTCAACAGTAACACAGCAGAATGCCAGAGAAGCAGAGGATCTGCTCACACAGGAACATGATTTTATTATGAAGCAGGCTTACAGTAACTTGAAAAACTTCCAGCCTTTacttgtttctgtcagtatcaTCTTTCTGGATCTGAAGTTGCCTTTAGTGCCcgtcctgctgctgcctgtcctGTTGCAGCGAGTCTTGGGCAATACTGCCCCCATGTGGTACAGAGGAAAACCTGTAATCCTCTGACCACAGGGTCCCGAGGTTCACCTAATTCTGGTGTAGCCACACGTGTCCAGCAAGATGTTTTACCTTGTTtggctgcacagacacattaaaaCAATCCCTAATGgacttttaattgtttttttttgttaaaatttTGGAGGATTTGCCAAAATGTCCTGcatttctccttcctcctcaaaCTAAAGACTCCCTCGCTGACTCCCCTCCCCacatctcctttttttcctaTAATTTTGATCGGGTAATTCCTCCAGGTGTAAAAGCACATTttgcccccctcccctctctgatATCGCTCTTCTTTTTTAAAGGGACCACCCGGCTCTCAGCAGTCCCCCCACGCACAGCCCCCCCCACACAACCCCAGCAACCCCATGATGGGACCCCATGGCCAGGTAAGATGCAAACACTTTCTCTCAAACACCCCTCTCTTCTCTATCATTCCCTCCAaaccccccccaacacacacccTCACCCACACGCTAGCTTTTTCCTTCATTCACTACTTGCacactttcttcctctcctACCCTTGAGCCCTGCAAGCTCTAGTTTTGTTCTGGCTAGCTCCCCGTAGATATCATTCCCCTCCGGTTGCCAGCTCCTTCTTATGAAAGCCGAGCATCCTGAAGTAGCAGGGCCCACCTCCTCTTCAAGACCCAGAATCGGCTGTCCCTGTGTGGGATGAATTATTCACTCCTTGCCCCTCCCCCGGAGCAGCTTGTGGGGGGTTGCACACTTATCTTCTCCTCcactcttaacacacacacctctcccctcccccttcTGCTTACTTGTTCTAGCACCACCTTATAAATAAAACAGGGGACAGGCACTGTAAACACGTCACATGTACGCACAAAGCACATGGGTACGTCAATATAGTTAACACACATATAGGACAATCAGCAGTATTAGCTGCTAATGCTGCCAATAGGATAAGTACCTACCAATATGtattaagcattaaaaaaacaacttttaagCTCAGTGGTCGTGTGTTCCAACACTTATCCAGAACAGTAGCTACTGATGCCACAGTGGAGGTAAAGCTAGCCTTCGTCCATTAACTGCGGCAGCTCAGCTCTTCATTCTTGTGGTTTCTGGTTTCCGTCTTGTGTGCGAGTGAGTGTGGACATGCTTCCGCTAAGGTTTTGAACGGTGTTGTTGGCCTGAGGTGTCTCTAACTACGCCAGGCAGACCACAGGCCGAGTCAGCTTACACCACAGTGAGAGCAGGCaggcaaactgtgtgtgtgcacggagCTGTGTGAGAGCGCTGcctttatatacacacacacaaatctgtgtTGTGAGTGCATGTTGTTGGTTGTTAAAAATCATACAACACAGGCTGAATTTGACATTTTTCCAGTGTCATCCTCCATTCTCCAACCACACCGTGTCCATCCAAGTGTCCTCAGTGCTACTTCTGTTTGAGTGCTTTTGGAGttatcaataataaaaatgtcctttttcctctttctcctccttcttgtctttctttctgcagCCTTTCATGTCACCGCGGTATCCAGGTGGACCGCGCCCAGCACTCCGAATGCCAAATCAGGTAGTGAACTGGATTCAAGCTTATTTTGACAAATAAGACATTGTTTTTTGCCAATGTTTGGATGAATAAACACATCTGCTCTGTTCTCAGCCTCCTGGCGGAATCCCAGGGTCTCAGCCTCTCCTGCCAAACAGTTTGGACCCAACAAGACCGCAAGGTGAGATGTAGAAAACTGTCAAGTATAGGCAGAATTCTGACAGTCTAAGAAGGGTCTGTGGTGATTTTTAGCTGCAGATTACAGCTTCAGGGGCCATAGAGGTTACATCTAATGGGATTAGGATGGAACTTTGTCTGTGGCATGCCTTAATTCCTGACTTTCGGAGACGAGACATATGTGGATTTACATGTTGGTGTGTGACTCCTGGGGTGTCTGTTTTTGCAGGTCATCCTAATATGGGTGGACCAATGAGAATGAACCCTCCTCGAGGAATGGCCATGGGCCCACAGGTATGACGAATCTAAAATTGGTGGATGGCAAATAACGTCAGTGGCTTTTCTGTGTTATGAACATTTTTTAATTGTCTTGTCCCTCAGAATTATGGTGGCATGAGGCCTCCTCCCAACTCCATGGGTGGTCCAATGCCAGGAATGAACATGTAAGCCTCCTGAATGTAGCATTAGCATTCAAGCGTTAGTGTATAATACCTGCTTGAAAGTTTGTGTCCTCTCTACTGCATTGTCTTCTTTCTAAATGTTCCCTCTTGTCTCActgtgtcctttttttcctcagggGTCCCGGAGGAAGAGGGCCTTGGCCCGGACCTAATGCTAACTCTGTGAGTCCTTTTACATGTACACACTAACACTTACACTGTTGGTGTTAGAGTAATGGGAGTCTTTGTTGTGAAGTTCAGAATAGCAAAATACAACAAATTTGCCTTTAGAGCTACTTGTTGTATTTCATCCAGTTGGATATTGTTAGTATTTTTCCACACTGGATGTCTTCTGACCCTCTTATCTGAATGTTTCTTTCCCCCTCCAGATAGCCTATTCCTCCTCATCTCCAGGAAACTATGTGGTGAGTTAAAATTCTATTTAAACCCGCAACCACTTCCCAACATCATTTGTATCAATGATTGATTCATTAATTTACGTAATTCATGCTCGGATTAGTGGAATCTAAAACCTATTCTCATTGATCTTTCCCCAGGGTCCTCCAGGCGGAGGAGGTCCACCTGGAACTCCCATCATGCCCAGCCCAGGTGGTGCGTCACCTAACTATGTCCCCAGCACTAACACCTGTGTCTCAGAAATAAATgtctcattttttccccctcactaAACAAGCATGAACATGTCCCTTCATCATCTAATAAGTATTGTCTGCctgagtgttttttatttaattcactGCTTATAAAAGTGATTGGCAGGTTTTTATACCATCTGTCTGACATCCACTTTATTTTTCCCTTAGACTCGACTAACTCCAGTGAAAACATCTATACGATGATGAATCCTATCGGACCAGGAGGCAACAGACCCAATGTGAGTCGATTCAGTAAAAATCCTCTGTATGGGTGTTTTAGAAGTCCAGGCTTGTTTCAAACGCTGCAGATTGATTCTAGGCTAAAATAATGGATGTTGTCGTAATGATTAAAATTACACAAACGTGCCTACAAAATATAATCCAGCTCAAATGGAGCTTATAACCACATCACTGGGCACCAGTACAGTTCAGCTTTTAGAGAATCAGACTGCTGCCTCACTGAGCTCAGAACCGAACCAGGCAGAATAAATTACATAAGCTCACCCTGAGTGAAAAGATCACAACTCTATCAGATAGGTTAGAGATGGAGAATAATGTTACAGCCATTCATAAAGCTGGTTCCACATCTTTTTGCTAGTTCCCTATGGGACCTGGGCCTGACGGGCCAATGGGAGCTATGGGAGCCATGGAGCCACACCACATGAATGGATCACTAGGTGGGTTTAACAGGTCACTGGCAAATACCACAAACTTTTATTATGGATTAGGCACATtttacaaaacttttttttttccttcgtCAGGGTCTGGGGATATGGATGGGTTGCCAAAGGTGAGTAATATGAAACATATTTACAATTTTGGCCTCCTACCTCTGAATAGTGCTGTCAGTAATAATATTTCTGCCCTCggtctctccctgcagagcTCTCCTAACAACATGGGAGGTATGAACAACCCTCCTGGAACGCCGAGAGATGATGGCGAAATGGGCGGAAACTTCTTGAACCCATTCCAAAGCGAAAGTGTAAGTAGAGTGAGTGAATGGCATCTCATGACCCTTAACAATTATCCTTGATGTCCCAACATAAACCAGTGGAAGAATGCAAGCAGAGGGTGCATcgtattttttcagttttcagacTGTTCATAATGATAGTTACGGGTTTTATCTTTGAGAGGATGCCATTATTTTGAGGGCCttggtttgttttcagtattTAAAGAGATGTTTATTACAAGAACCAATTGGAtattggggtgataaacatgtgaaaGTATCATGACAGGGGAACAAAACTTGATTGCAACCTTTCCCACCAAAGACAAAAACCAGATGTGTGTCTTTTGTCCAGTGTAAAAGGGGCTTCAGGCATACTAAAAATCCCACATTTTATTAGTGCAGCAAGCATTACAAATCCACTAAAATACACATAATGTGGCATAAAATCAGATCAGTCTGTGACATAAACATACCTGTGAAAACTACTAAATTTAGCAGCACTCTTGCTTAAGTTAATATCTTATTGTGATATTCTAACTTGTGACTCTctttcacatttaaaaacaaaacagggctGTAAAGACTTTCATAGTGAAATCAAAGCTTGAGTTCTGCTTGCATTGTAGCCGCTCACTAATCACTTAAAAGTTCATTCTACACCCTCTGTATCAGTGACTGACATGAGACTGATGCTTATTTGTGACATTCGTGTTGGCTAATCGGGGATGTAAATGTATGTGATAATATATGTTTAGTCTTTGGTTAGGAGCAACAGGTGGAGCAGGTTACTACTccttatttatataaaaaaaaaagtgtgatggTGCGTTACTCTTGGCCTGCAGAGCCACGGGTTCTGCAGACTGGAAATGTAGCTGAGCTCTGATGACATGACTCAAATAATCAGTAGCTGGAAATATTGTAAGAAATTAATGTCCCAATATTGGCTCAAATACCGCTTATATTGTTGGATATCTGGTGTATAAATAAGTGAACAGGATGTCTCCACTATGTTGGCAGATTTTATTCTGTGTGCAGAAGCAGTTATCACCAGAAATACCCCTGTATTATTTCAAAACTGTTTACTTGAGTCTGGTGTATCAGACTCAGGCTGGACCTCCAAGTCTGTGCTTCCCCTGGCTTTGCAGGGCTGGGTTTGAGCACCCTCTGGTGTTTAAATGTTGTCAGTGGCATATCCACTCATCTGtgccctcctcccccttccctctctctctttccagtATTCACCCAACATGACGATGagtgtgtgattttattttttcctcttttttgtattttttttgttttattttttttctcccctatTTTTGTAACCCTacacctgattttttttgttttttttttgttttttttcttcgaTTCAATCCTTGCTTCACCTCGGAttggaccccccctcctcctcacacacacatgccctctGCCCCGCCTCCAAATGGGATCCACTTCCCCtccccttttttcccctcttctcaCTCGGTAACTCTACGGCCACACGCAGCCTTCTGGGACAGCCCTTGAGCATGCTGGGACTCTAATTAAGACGGGCCCTCCTGGAGCATGCAAAATGGCTGCTGGTGTGGACAGGAAGCAGTCACAGAGCAACAGGAAGAGCCTCCTCTCTGACTCCGGCCCCAGCCTCCCTGGTTTCCTGTCAGGGTCTAGACAATGAGTGGAGGGCAAacggagagaaagagggagggaggagactgGATAACACAGCCCTCCCCTGGAAAGGACGCAGGGTCGGGTCTCTTAGCAGCTGCCTGGAAGCCTCTCAACCacaactttttattttattttttttaaatcatcttttttttgttgttgctgttccCGATGGATTCAGTGGTGGGTTGGATGAAACAACCCTGCCCATCCCCCTCCGCTGCCGccccactctgtgtgtgtacatttgtaaCAGAGGTGTTGTGATGATcagtgaacatgtttttttttttcctttttttgtgtatgtattgtatcattgctatttttattattgtattattgttattaatgaTATTGGTATGATCATTTTAAGATTAGGTTCtaatttctgttgtttttgtaagggcacattattattattattattatgaagaCAGCATATGTGCACGCAAATTAGAAATTATTTTGCTGTGTGAGcacgctgccccctgcaggtAAGATTGTATCATCACGGTACTGATtggtccttttttttaaatttagagGTTAGAAACTTcctttataaaaacacacaccagaagAAGCAGCGTCCCCTGTGTTAGTAGCTTCCCTGCAGTGAAGTGCACAGCCTCTATTTATTTATGTACTTTTAATTTGTCTTATGAATCATTGttacttttttaaaagtgtTAACCTGGGTTTTTTTGTCAACTGCAGAACTAGTAGCAACTGTGTAAATATGCAGACCCACTCTGACATCATTAGAGCTCTCCAAAAGGTGCTGAAGTTATCACAAGTgtcgacccccccccccccccccctaccaccaccaccaccaccacccactcATGCTGCTTCCACTAATGCGTCCCACTCCCTGTTCGCTCCATCGTGTACATACCGTCTGTCTGCTGACCTGTAGTGAACACTcggattgtttttttgtttgcctACAAGTTCTCAACACACTGTGATGTATGTCTGTGCTTTACAGAAGtttgctctctctcacacacacacacacacacacacataggtcCTTGCTCTCTTCCTCTTTATGGTTGCTTCTGGCGAAAGGACTTCTGGCTTTCTGCTGAtcggatctttttttttttaatgttggaGAATAGCAGGTCAGGAAGCAGTGCGGCGTTGCTCTGTTGACTGTAACGAGTGGCCTCCCTCCCTTTTCTCACCTTTCTAACAGGCCTgcattgacacacacagacactcagccACTCACCATCcctctctgatttttttttttttgtacaactcTCCATCTtttgatttgtattttttttgtaaatactgtAATATGCATTTTGATATCATTGACATGTTTTGATATTTCAAATCACAATTTAACAGTTGATCAGAAACATGCTGACTCGGGcaactgtgtgtatttgttcagAGATGGTGTGTCTTTTACTCAGAAATAATATGAATGATGAGAAACTGGAGCTGCTATAGACTATTATGCTATTTCACCTCATCACAGACAAACGTGGGGCTTTACTGTGCTGTTGGCGTCCGGCAGGACGAGGGAGTAAAACGTTTGTAGTCGCACACATTTCCCTGAAGACTCACACTTCTCTGCTTCTGTTCCCTAAAAAACTCTGCTCGAGGCGGCAAAAAAAGAAGTCACCAAAtgtgaatattgttttttttttgccatttttgacAGAGGAATTTGTGAGAACAGagttaatttaaaaacaaaggaaaaagtaAATATTGCCCGTCTGTGTCAGCATCCGACTCACTGCATTTCAGCTTCTACTCTCAAGTGAAACAGAAAGCAGGGCACACAGGACACTGGCTCTCAATCCAACGCACCAGGGACCAGAGAACATACTTTACtatgaaggattttttttatctatttaaAGGAGAAATGTTTgggaaagtttaaaaaaaaaaaaaaaaaaaggaaaaaacacaaatgaggTAGAGAGAGCGCAGGCGCAGGAGTTTCCTCTCCTGCACTTTGAAATACTGTTATTGTATAAAAATACAGTCCAATTTCTCTCTATCTTTCTGTCCTGTAAGTAAAGCCGTCACGACGTTGATCATTTCTGTATTTCTATCGTGCTGATGTATAATACTGTAACATTCAGGGGTGAGGGAGGGTTAAAGAGAGGACTTTTtggtggggaggggagggattGGAGTAAAGAATTTTCTGTTCagttcctcattttttttttcctcttgatgACAAAGCAGTATTGAATATGAGGCAGTCTGTCCTTGGGGAGTTGCTTTGTATCTCATGTTAGGGTAGTTCAGATCCTAAATGTCTCGTGTAGTAAAATAAAGAGGTTCCTTCGTATGTTTCTTTATATTGTAAAGTTtctttagacaaaaaaatgttgcttATTGGAAAAAAGGTGGGAAATCTGCATTGAtaattaatgtatttttttcttttgtttttaattttcatcaAGTTGTCAGTCGTTTTTTGCCTGTGTCCCCCTCGTTGTAGAtacatattaaaaacaa from Parambassis ranga chromosome 22, fParRan2.1, whole genome shotgun sequence encodes:
- the LOC114427663 gene encoding single-stranded DNA-binding protein 3 — translated: MYGKGKGAVVPSDSQAREKLALYVYEYLLHVGAQKSAQTFLSEIRWEKNITLGEPPGFLHSWWCVFWDLYCAAPDRRETCEHSSEAKAFHDYSAAAAPSPVMGNMPPNDAMPGGPMPPGFFQGPPGSQQSPHAQPPPHNPSNPMMGPHGQPFMSPRYPGGPRPALRMPNQPPGGIPGSQPLLPNSLDPTRPQGHPNMGGPMRMNPPRGMAMGPQNYGGMRPPPNSMGGPMPGMNMGPGGRGPWPGPNANSIAYSSSSPGNYVGPPGGGGPPGTPIMPSPGDSTNSSENIYTMMNPIGPGGNRPNFPMGPGPDGPMGAMGAMEPHHMNGSLGSGDMDGLPKSSPNNMGGMNNPPGTPRDDGEMGGNFLNPFQSESYSPNMTMSV